One window of Pyrus communis chromosome 12, drPyrComm1.1, whole genome shotgun sequence genomic DNA carries:
- the LOC137709959 gene encoding uncharacterized protein codes for MVRSSSTPWYTQGNWQAEASNKTILNCLKKTLSDRKDKWLNELPGVLWLYRTTKSRVTGETLFSLVYGYEVIISPNVVMPSINTILPNFEQSENEMATNLDLAKEEREKVITCIAAYQQQLLSSYNKKAKIWQFRPGDLVLRIASITTRREGSKKMALIQESPYKIS; via the coding sequence ATGGTTCGTAGTTCATCCACACCTTGGTACACACAGGGCAACTGGCAGGCCGAGGCGTCGAACAAGACCATCCTTAACTGCCTTAAGAAGACCCTCTCTGACAGGAAGGATAAGTGGCTAAACGAGCTCCCTGGTGTTCTATGGTTatatcgcaccaccaaaagCCGAGTAACCGGCGAAACTTTATTCTCCTTGGTGTATGGTTATGAGGTGATCATTTCTCCCAACGTCGTGATGCCAAGCATCAACACTATACTGCCGAATTTCGAGCAGAGCGAAAATGAGATGGCCACCAACTTAGACCTAGCAAAGGAAGAGCGCGAGAAGGTTATCACCTGCATTGCAGCCTATCAGCAGCAACTcctctccagctacaacaagAAGGCAAAAATTTGGCAGTTCCGGCCAGGAGACTTAGTCCTCAGAATAGCCTCCATCACCACTCGACGGGAAGGCTCTAAAAAGATGGCTCTCATCCAGGAAAGTCCATACAAAATCAGTTGA